From the Actinopolymorpha singaporensis genome, the window CACGTCCACGTAGGAGATGGGACGCCCAAGAGCCCGGGAGAACTCCTCGGCCAGCTCTGTCATGTCGACCGTGCGCGGCCCGGTCAGCTCGTAGACGTGCCCAATGTGCGGAGCGGGGTCACGGAGCACGGTGGCGACCACCCTGGCTACGTCTTCGATGGCGACCGGCGACGTCCGTCCTGTCCCGAACGGCAACGCGACCGTGTCGTTCTTCCGGATCGACTGGGCCGCCAGGCTGGTGAACAGGGGATTGTCGAGGAACGACGTCGGCCGAACATGGACCACCGGCAGGCCCGACCAGTTGAGTACCTGTTCTGCCAGCCACTGCAGCCGCTGCTGGCGTGACTCCGTCGTACTGGTGGCGGTCATCTGCGACACGGTCATCTGCGACAGGTCGACCAGGCCGGCCAGCTGTCCGTGCGTGCGGGCCACGGTCGCGACCACCGTCGCTGCCAGTAGATGGTCCGGTGACACGGGCATGGCGAAGTACATCCGTGCCACGTCCTCCAGGGCGGCGGCGACGCTCTCAGGCCGGGTGAGGTCACCGACGACGACCTCCGCGCCGAGCGCACGCAACCTGGCCGCGCGGTCGTCGTCGCGGCGGACCATGACGCGTACCGGCACCTCCTGCGCGCGGAGCAAGGAGAGGACAGCGTGTCCCACGCCTCCGGGTCCGGGGAGGAGAACCAGCTCGCCGGCAACCATCGGTTGATCTCCCTCGCCACGTACGGATCCGAATTCGGTGTCAATCCAGCATTGCAGGAGTGCGGTGTGGATGGTGATGTCGTCGCGACCGGAAGAACTGATCGGTTTCCTGAAGGCACAGGCCGTCCGGCTGGACGATGATCAGAACGTCCCGAGCGGTCGGCCCGCCTCCAACGGGCGGTCGCCCGTTGGAGGACGCTTCGTCCCCCCTTGTCCGACAGGTGCGAATGAGACGCGGACGAAGGAGCGCGGGGCGATCAGCACGGGTGCCTGGGCGCCTTGGCGCGGCATGCCGGTCAGCCGACGCCGACCGTCAGGTTACGTGCCTTGCGTACGCCGGGACCGGTGAAGAAGACGATCCGCTCGCCGTGCGCGCCGACGTAGATCGGCGTGCTGTGCGGCGATCCGTCGGGGAGGACGGTGGCGAGGTGAGCGATCGAGGCGCCGTCGAGTACGCGGCGAACGTCGACATCAAGCATGACTGTGCTCCTTCAGCAGTGGTTGAGGTGGCTGAGTAGGCGGATCATCGGAGGACCCGGTAGTGCAGATGTGTGACGCCCGGCGCCGGGACGGCTTCGAGGAGTTCCAGACGCACGTGCTCGGGAAGTGACCGGAAGAAGGGCCGGCCGCCGCCGAGCAGGATCGGGACCTGATGCAGGATCACCTCGTCGACGAGGCCGGCCGCCAGGGCGGCGGTCGCGACGCCACCGCCCATGAGACCGACGTCCTTGCCGCCGGCAGCCTCCCGCGCGGCCGCGACCGCGTCCTCGATCCCGGTCGTGACCAGCGTCTGACGCTCCAACTCCGGTATCGGCCGATGGCTGAGTACCACAAGTGGCGCCGTCGGATGCGGCGTACCGCCGTTGGCCCACCCCGAGTCGTCGTAGGTGTTGCGACCGGCCAGGGTGGCGCCGACCCGTCCGGCCACGGCATCGAAGACGCGGGCGCTGGCCTCGCTCAACCTGAACCCGTCGAACACCCGACTCGAAGTGTCGCCGTCGAAGTACCAGTCGAACAGCAGCGGCGCGTCGCCGAGGCCGCGTCCGGCTCCGGGATCGCGACCGGTGATGTAACCGTCGACGGACACCGACAATGCGACGAAGACCTTGCTCATGCTGTGAATCCCTTCAAAAGTTCCTTCAAGAGACTCAGGGACCATATCAGCCAGGGTTCCCTGAGGGAACCCTGAGTGCTAGATTGTCGCCATGCAACGGACAAACTTCGGTGAGATGGCGTGCTCGATCGCGCGCACGCTCGACGTCATCGGGGAACCCTGGTCACCGCTGGTGCTGCGTGACGTGTACGTCGGGTTCACCAGGTTCGAGCAGATCCAGGCCGACCTCGGGATCTCACGGAAGGTCCTGACCGAGCGGCTGAACCACCTTGTCGAGCACGGAATTCTCCGGCGCCGGCCCTACGACGCCCGGCCACGGTACGAGTACGTCCTGACCGAGAAGGGCGCCGAACTCTTCGACCTGCTGATGGTCATGGTCGGGTGGGGCGACAAGTGGCTTGCCGGCAAGGCCGGACCGCCCGTGCTGTACCGCCACCACGCGTGCGGTGAGATCAGCCACGTCGACCTGCGCTGCGCCCGCTGCGGCGAGCCGATGCATGCCGGGGACATCGACCTGCTTCCCGGTCCTGGCGCAGCGACCTGACCCGTCGGACTATTCTGCGTTGCGGGGCGTCGACGTTTCACGGCATGTTGATGCCGGTGCGGTGAAGTAGCCTCCGGCAACCCGCCGTGAAGACGCGAGACTCGTCCTCGCGCTTCGGGCGTACTGGTTGAAGAAATTGCGCGATATTGGAGATGCGGTGGCGTACCCAACCGATCCACGCACCCGTGCTCAGCTGCCGGTGGCGCCGACCAGGCCGGCGTGGTACGTGATTCTTGGCAGCTGGCTGTGGGCATTGCTCCCGCTGTACCTGTTCGGCCTCCTGAGCTGGGTCCCCGTGTTGCACGCCTGGATGAGACTACGGCGGCGAGCACTGCGCAACTGGACCCTCACCCTCGGCGGCGTGACCGCGCTGGCGTTCCTGCTCCTCGTGCTCGACCCGTCCGACAGCGACGCGGACACCTCGTTCATGACAGGCCTGGCGACCACGCTCCTGTTCGCGGCGATGGTGGCGGGTTCGATCCAGTCGTTCCGTCTGCGCCGTGAGGTCTTTGGTGACACGGCCGGCCGCGGTGGCCGGGCCGGTGCGTCCGACTGGCACTCGATGGCGGCTGTGGCGCAGGTGGAGCACGCACGTGTCCGGCGCGCGGAGGCGCGGGCGCTGGTGGAGAAGGACCCGGGTATGGCACGCGAGCTTCGGATCGGGCGTCCCGACCTGTCGAACCGTGCCTACGACGACGGTGGACTGGTCGACGTCAACCACGCGAGCGCGCAAGCGATGGTCAACCTGTTGGAGTTGCGTCCGGAGTACGCCGAGGAGATCGTGCGTGCCCGCGAGGAGGCAGGCGGATTCAGCGGAGTAGCCGAACTCGGCGCCTACACCAGCATCCCGGCACCGATCGTGGACGGGCTGCGCGAACGCGCCGTCTTCCTCCGCTACTGACTACCTCCTGCTCTGGCGAGACGTCATCGACTCCGTGTTCGTCGCAAGCGACGTACAAGCGATCGGTGCTCTGCGCGCCCGCGCCGAACTGGGCTGCCGCGTGCCAGAAGACATCGCTCTCGTGGCGTTCGACGGCACGCAGGCCGGCGTCTATACCGACCCGAGCTGGTGAGGTCGTCCGTGGCCGGTAAGGATGTCGTGCAGGTGGCGGGGCCGCCTAGCATTGGCGGGGTGCTCACCGTAGGGGTCGACCTGGCCGCCGAGCCGGCGAAGACAGCTGTGGCGTGGATCGACTGGTCGCCGGAGGCTGCTTCGGTTCGCCGGCTCACCCTCGGCTCCGACGACGCTCTGGTACTCGAAGCACTCCGCGAAGCGGACAAGGCCGGCATCGACTGCCCGTTCGGCTGGCCGGGACCGTTCGTCGACTTCGTCACCGCGCACAAGAACGGTGACGTGGCCGACCCGCACGAGTTCGCCGGCCGGGAGGGGCGCCGCCGGCTGGCGCTGCGTACGACCGATCTCTTCACGTACGACAGGACAGGGCTGATGCCGCTGAGCGTCGCAGCGGACCGCATCGGCCACACCGCGATGCGATGCGCCGGGCTGCTCGCGCAACTGGCGCGGGACGGGCAGTCTGTGGACCGTTCCGGGGCGGGAGCCGTGGTCGAGGTGTATCCGGCGGCATCCCTGAAGAGGTGGGGTCTTCCCTCCCGGGGTTACAAGCGTGCCCGAAACGTCGACAGTCTGGGGGCATCCGTCGATGCTCTCCTGGCCGCGGCGCCGTGGCTGAGCCTCGGGAACTGCGAAAACCTGTGCCGGCGCTCCGACGATGCCTTCGACGCGGTGGTTGCCGCGATGACCGCGCGAGCCGTCAGCCAGGGGCTGGTCGAGCCGCTGCCCGACGAACACGCGTCCGTCGCCAGGAGCGAAGGTTGGATCGCCCTTCCGGCCACCTCCGTCGACGCACTCCGCCCGTGACACGTCGCAGCCGGACAGGAACCCAACTCCCGACTTCGGTGATTTCGCGACCAGCCTGAATGCCGACATCTGCCGGGATCACCGCGCCCTGGTCCGGCGCCCGCGCAACACCTACGTGACGTGGCCGGAGCCGGTGTAGAACTCTTCGGTGACCACCACCGAGAATCCGCTGCTGCTCGCCTTGGACCTGGCCGGAACGTTCGCGTTCGCGCTCAACGGGGCCCTCACCGCGGTACGCGTTGCCCGGCTGGACATCGTCGGAGTCGTCACTCTCGGCATGATCACCGCACTGGGTGGTGGCATCATTCGCGACATCCTGATCGACTACCTGCCGCCGGCCACCTTCAGCGACTGGCGCTACCTCGCCGTCGCCGCCGCCGGCAGCCTGATCGCCTTCGGATTCAGCCACCGCCTCCACCGGCTGTCCCGGTCGATCTTGGTCTTCGACGCCGCCGGGCTCAGCCTGTTCGCGGTCACCGGTGCCAGCAAGGCCCTCGACATGGGGCTGGGCCCTGCCCAGGCAGTCATCCTGGGAGCGATCACCGGGGTGGGCGGGGGAACGCTGCGCGACGTCATGCTCCAGCGGATCCCGACGGTTCTTCGCAGCGAGCTCTACGCCATTCCCGCCCTGGTCGCGGCGACCATGACCGTTCTCACCATCCGCTTCGGCGTCTACGGCATTCCCGCGGCGGTGAGTGCGGCCTTCGCCTGCTTCGCCATCCGGATGATCGGTGTTCGGTTCGGCCTGAACGCGCCCCGGCCGCCAGGGCAGGCCGACGACGAACCGGACGATGAGCGGTAGAAGAGACCGGGTGGTGATTCCCTTCAGGGCCGGGGAATCACGGTCAGCACGCGTTCGATGTGGACGCGGAAGTCGCGTATGAAGTCGGTGAGGAAGGCGGCTGTGGCCTCGTCGGAGACGTCACCGTCGGCTGTGTACATCTCGGGGCTGAAGGTGACGTAGGCCTCTGGGGCGGTCATCTGACGGGCGTTGCAGTAGCTCAGAACTGCGCGCAGGCTCTGTTGGGCCAGGGCGGTTCCGATCTTGCCCGGTGAGGCGCCGATGACGGCTGCGGGCAGGTGGTCGAAGGAGTTGTTTCCGTAGGGCCGCGAGGCCCAGTCGATCGCGTTCTTCAGGGCCCCGGGGATGGAGCGGTTGTACTCCGGTGTCACGAACAGGATGGCGTCGGAAGCGGCGATGGCGTCCTTGAGCGCCTTCGGCTCGGGCGGGTAGTCACCGTCGAAGTCGGGACTGTAGAGCGGCAGATTGCCGATGGGGATCTCGGTGAACTCGAGGTCCTGCGGCGCCAGCCGGATCAGCGCCCTGCTGAGGGTCCTGTTGATGGAGGCGGACGAAAGACTCCCGACGAAATACCCGACCTTGTACGTTCGCACGTCGATCTCCTTCATCTGGTGGGTTGGGATGCGTCCTTGCCGGTTGCTTCAGCCGGCCAGCCAGGCCATGGCGGCCACGACCAGCGCCTGGGTCCCGACGTCGAGAGTGGGCTGGATGACGGGGGCGAACTTCGGCGAGTGGTTGACCGGGACGTCCTGACTGATGCGGCCGGCCGCTGCCGCCCGTTGGTACGCCTCCTCCTCGATCCCGCCGAGCCCCCAGTAGGTGTACGGCACTCCCATTGCCGAAGGGATGTCGCTGAAGTCCTCGCTCGCGGTCTGTAGCTCCATCGTCCGCACCTTGTCGCCGAAGACCTCGGTGAACGCCCGCCTCACCCGGTCGGTCACCGTGGGGTCGTTGCTGGTCAGCGGAAAGCGGTCGAACAGTTCGAACTCCGGCTCCTGGGGGCACCCGGAGGCCTCACACTCGGCGGAGACGATGCGGCGTATCGCGTCCAGGACCCGGCGCCTGGTCTGCTCGCTGTAGGTGCGCACGTTGAGCTGCAGCTCAGCCGAGTCGGGGATGATGTTGCTCTTGGTTCCTGCGTGGATGCTGCCGACCGTCAGAACCGCTGTCTCCCCTGGTGGTGTCTCGCGGGAGACGATGGTCTGGAGCCGGACCACGATCGTCGCGGCCAGCACCACCGGGTCCACCGTCGCCTGCGGCATCGAACCATGCCCACCGTGCCCGTGCACGGTGATCCGCATGCTGTCGGCGGCCGACAGGACGGGCCCGGAGCAAGGGCCGAGGACTCCGGCCGGTGCCGGCAGGACGTGCTGGGCCAACGCCACGTCCGGGGTGGGAATCAGGTGTGCCAGACCGTCGTCGATCATGCCCGCGGCACCGTCGCCGGTCTCCTCGGCAGGTTGGAACAGCGCGATCAGCGAACCGTTCCACTGTCCGGTGCTGTTGGCCAGCAGCGTCGCGGCGCCGATCAGACAGGCCACGTGCAGGTCGTGTCCGCAGGCATGAGCGACCGGAACCTCGTTGCCGCTTGCGTCGGTGGCCGTGGCGGTGCTGGCGTACGACAGTCCGGTGGTCTCGCGTACCGGGAGCGCGTCCATGTCCGCGCGCAGCAGCACCGTCGGGCCGTTCCCGTTGCGCAGCAGGCCCACCACACCGGTGTTCCCGACACCGTCGTGCACGTCGAACCCGGTCCTGCTGAGCCGCTCGCCGATCTTCCCGGCGGTCCGCCTCTCGTGGTGGGACAGCTCGGGGTGTTGATGAAGATCCCGGTAGAAATCCTCCTGCCATCCACGGATGTCACTCAGTCCTGCCAGTACCGGCCCCAGAGCTGACGAGCCCGCCATAGTGCCCTCCTGTCAAGGCGGAGTTGGCAGGAGACCTACCCATCCGGTGCCTGGAACGTGGGTGTGGAGGGAACAGCCTTCGGGGGAGTAGCGTGAAACGGCGATGAGATTCCGCAAGCCTCGACGAGACGTGATCGTCGTCCTCCAGATCCTCGCCCTGGCGGCGGCCATCTACCTGACCTCGCAGATCGGGTTGGTGATCGGGCTCGGTCAGGGAAGAACCAGCCCGTTCTGGCCCCCCACCGGGGTTGCCGTCGTAGCGCTGCTCGCCTTCGGGATCGACCTGTGGCCGGGGATCCTGCTGGGCTCGGCGATCGTCGAGATGTTCACCGGCCCGGTGATCGTGGCGATCCCTACTGCTTTCGGTACGACACTTGCATGTGTATGTGCCTACTGGGCGCTGCGGAAGGTTGGTTTTCGTGTCGAGCTGGACCGGTTGAAGGATGCTCTGGCCCTGGTGTTTCTCGGTGCCTTCGCTGCCATGTTGATCAGTTCCACCGTCGGAACCACGCTTCTGCTGTACACCGGCGTGGTGTCGATCGACACCTTCCTCCCGACCTGGCTGACCTGGTGGACCGGAGATGCCATGGGGGTTCTGGTCGTCGCGCCGTTCCTGCTGACCATGGTCAAGCTCCCATGGCGCCGGTACCACGACATCGACTCCGTGCGTCTTGTGGAGTTTGTGGCTTTGCTGGTGATCACCTTCGGGCTGATGCTGGTTGCCGAGAAGGCGTTGGGCGTCATCTTCGTGGCATTTCCGTTGCTGGTGTGGGCCGCCTGGCGCTTCCAGCTACCCGGTGCGGCACCCGTGGGGCTCCTTGCGTCGGCGATGGCCATCCACGCCGCGGTGGTCGGATACGGGACCTTCGACGGCAGGAACCAGTCCGACACGATGATGATTCTGCAGTTGTTCAACGGGTCGGTTGCCCTGACCGGTCTTCTCTTGTCGGTCGCGGTCACCGAACGCAGGCGGATGCAGGCCGAACTCGAACGTGCCTGCGGTCAACTCGGTCAGGTTATCGAGCGCATCGACCGCGCGATGCGTCCCGACGAACCATCGCGGCTGCGCCGGTGGGCCGAGGACCGCACCACAAGCAAGTGAGCGTGAGCCGCGGAGTCTCCGGCGCCAACGGCGATGGCGCGGGGTGCCTCTACGGCTCCGGCTGGGCGTCAGTACCACTTGACCTCGAGCAGAAGGCCGTTCTGGACGTAGAACTTGCTGGCCCCCGGTGACAGCGCGGCAAACCCGGCCACGTAGTTCGGGCCCACGTCGACCAGCGTGTCCGGATCAATCCGCCGGGTCCGGCCGTTGGTCGCGTAGATCGCACCGTCGGCAGGGTCGTACTCCATGTTCACCGCGCGAGGCTGGAAGCCCGTCACCGTCGACCAGGGGTAGTCGAACTCCTTCACCGAACGGATCAGCGAGCCGTCGGTCGGCGAGATCTCGAACACCGTGCCGTACGTCATGCCGAACAGCCTGCCCTGTCCGTCGAACGTCAGCCCGTTCACGCCCTGCTCGTCCGGGAGCGGCGTCGACCGCCAGAGCACCGAGCCGGTGGCGGCGTCGAGCGCGAACACCTGCCCCGGATGCTTGGAGTTGTCCGAGGGGTTGCAGCAGCCGAGCGATCCGCCGTAGATCACGCCGTCGCGGTAGGTCAGCGTCGAGATCTGGTTGGCGCCGTCGACCAGGCCGGAGTTCCAGGTCCGCCGCTCCCCCGTCGCGGGGTCGTACAACGTGACGGCGCCGTTGTCCTGGGTGTTCTTCGGTGAGGTGCCGATCGCGACGTACTTGCCCGCGCTGACCACGGTCCAGGGTCGCTCCTGGCCGTACTCCTTGAGGTCGAACAGCTTCTTCGGGTTCGTGTCGCCGAACGGCAGGGCCGGGTCGTACTCCCACAGTTCCGCGTTCGCATAGACGCCGAAGTACATCTTGCCGTTGTGGGCGCCCATGCCCTCGATCTGGTGTCTGAAGACGTACTCGGTCCACTTCGTGGTCGCCGGGTCGTACGCCACCAGGCCGCCCTGGAAGTAGCCGCCGGCGTAGATCCGGCCGTCCGGGCCCTTCGCCAACGATCGCGGAGCGGTCGGCGTCCCGACCAGGCCGACGGCGTGCTCGAACGTGCTCGCCTTGGTGGCCGGGTCGTAGGTCCACATGTCACCACCGCCGGTCGAGCCGTAGATCAGCTCGTGACCGACCCGCTTGTCGACGGCCCGGGCGACCCCCTTTCCGGCGCCGAGGCCGCCCTTGTCGGCCTGCTCGGGCCCGCCCTTGAAGCCTGTCTTCGTCATCGTCCCCTTCCGGGGGTCGAACAGCGACAGCTCGCCGTCGGCGATCAGGTACACCCGTCCCTGGTCGTCGGCCTGCGAGATCGTCTGCCCCAGGTAGCCGGGGATCTCGTACTTCCACTTCAGGGTTTTGAGGTCGAGCACCCAGCCGACCTGCGCGGTCGTGCCGCCGGCGAACAGCACGTACAGGTAGCCGGCCTCGTCCTCCATCTGGTAGGCGTACTTGTCCGTGGGCATCCCGGGCGGTAGCGGGATCTCGACCCGCGCGCCGGTCCTCGGGTCCACCTGGAAGAGCCCGGTCGTCTGCCCGAGGCCGGCGTAGATCTTGCCGCCGCTCGCCTCGACCGACCGGACGAAGAGATACTTCGACCCGAAGTCACCGTAGTCGCGGTACTTCCCCGTCGCCGGGTCCCAGGAGAACAGCCGTCCACCAGGCAGCGGAGCCGGGCCGAAGCCCTCGGTCGTGCCGAAGTAGAAGACGCCGTGCTCGTCGGTGTCGCCCTCCCAGGTGAAGCTCGTCCGCGGCGAGGGACGGCCGAGGTCCTCGACCGCGTCCGCCTTCCAGGGAAGGCGATACACGTGGCCGTAGCCGTACGTGCTGACGTAGACCGTGCCGCGCTTGTCGATCGACACGCCCCACGCGCCCTGGGCGCCGAGGTCGGCCGGCACCTCGCCGGAGGGGGACCCGGGGACGTAGAGGGGCAGCATGCGCATGACGCGCTTGGTGAGCGTGTCGGTCTCAGCAAGGTATGCGGGCTTGCCGCTGAACGCCTGGTACGTACGAACGGTGCCGTCCGGCATCCGCGCGGTCTCGCCGCCCGCCGCGGTCGTCGAGTAGAGCGGGATCGTGCCGCGGTTCCACCACTGCGGCGTGGTCGGAGTGACCGCCGCTGGGGCTGCTCCGGCGCCGGCTGCTCCGGCGCTGGCTACTCCGGCGACGAGAGCCGTACAGACGATGAGGATCCTGCGCCACGGTCGTGTCCACCTGCTCATGGTTCACCTCGCGCGCGATCGGGAAGCTGCCCGGACGGTCCGCTGTTGTGGTCGTGACCGTAATCGCGCGGATCGGTCTCGTCAACGCGTTGGTGTGAACTCGTAGGGCTCTGCCGGGGCCCGGTCGGCCGCGCCGCCGTCGGCGTTGACACTGCCGTTAGCATCGGGATTCTTGCGGGCGTTGTGATCAACGAGTCACGGTCCCGGACCTTATGGGGGAGGTTCGACGGTGGGGAGCTCCTCGTGGTCACCCGACCATCCCGTCCTGGCGGTAGGCGTCGTCTCCGGAGTGCTCACCCGCGGAAGGAGCGCGCCATGCTGCAGCGCCGGATGAGCGAGCCCGACGGGGAGCCGTACGTGCTGGACCTCTCTCCGCTCGGCTGGATGCCAGAGGTCAAGCGGCACGAGATGGACCCGGGCCGGATCATCGCCGGGGCACGCGGGGCTTACGAGGTGGCGTACTGCGCGATCGAACGCCGCCACCCGGGCCTGATCCTCGACGACCGCATCCGCGCCGT encodes:
- a CDS encoding NAD(P)H-binding protein, producing the protein MVAGELVLLPGPGGVGHAVLSLLRAQEVPVRVMVRRDDDRAARLRALGAEVVVGDLTRPESVAAALEDVARMYFAMPVSPDHLLAATVVATVARTHGQLAGLVDLSQMTVSQMTATSTTESRQQRLQWLAEQVLNWSGLPVVHVRPTSFLDNPLFTSLAAQSIRKNDTVALPFGTGRTSPVAIEDVARVVATVLRDPAPHIGHVYELTGPRTVDMTELAEEFSRALGRPISYVDVPPDRWESEVLSKLGLPPHVEDHIATMARLHRENRYDRASSDVERVTGVPPQTIEAFVAAHRNLYLG
- a CDS encoding pyridoxamine 5'-phosphate oxidase family protein, encoding MLDVDVRRVLDGASIAHLATVLPDGSPHSTPIYVGAHGERIVFFTGPGVRKARNLTVGVG
- a CDS encoding dihydrofolate reductase family protein, producing the protein MVPESLEGTFEGIHSMSKVFVALSVSVDGYITGRDPGAGRGLGDAPLLFDWYFDGDTSSRVFDGFRLSEASARVFDAVAGRVGATLAGRNTYDDSGWANGGTPHPTAPLVVLSHRPIPELERQTLVTTGIEDAVAAAREAAGGKDVGLMGGGVATAALAAGLVDEVILHQVPILLGGGRPFFRSLPEHVRLELLEAVPAPGVTHLHYRVLR
- a CDS encoding winged helix-turn-helix transcriptional regulator, whose protein sequence is MQRTNFGEMACSIARTLDVIGEPWSPLVLRDVYVGFTRFEQIQADLGISRKVLTERLNHLVEHGILRRRPYDARPRYEYVLTEKGAELFDLLMVMVGWGDKWLAGKAGPPVLYRHHACGEISHVDLRCARCGEPMHAGDIDLLPGPGAAT
- a CDS encoding ComEA family DNA-binding protein is translated as MAYPTDPRTRAQLPVAPTRPAWYVILGSWLWALLPLYLFGLLSWVPVLHAWMRLRRRALRNWTLTLGGVTALAFLLLVLDPSDSDADTSFMTGLATTLLFAAMVAGSIQSFRLRREVFGDTAGRGGRAGASDWHSMAAVAQVEHARVRRAEARALVEKDPGMARELRIGRPDLSNRAYDDGGLVDVNHASAQAMVNLLELRPEYAEEIVRAREEAGGFSGVAELGAYTSIPAPIVDGLRERAVFLRY
- a CDS encoding substrate-binding domain-containing protein translates to MFVASDVQAIGALRARAELGCRVPEDIALVAFDGTQAGVYTDPSW
- a CDS encoding DUF429 domain-containing protein; amino-acid sequence: MLTVGVDLAAEPAKTAVAWIDWSPEAASVRRLTLGSDDALVLEALREADKAGIDCPFGWPGPFVDFVTAHKNGDVADPHEFAGREGRRRLALRTTDLFTYDRTGLMPLSVAADRIGHTAMRCAGLLAQLARDGQSVDRSGAGAVVEVYPAASLKRWGLPSRGYKRARNVDSLGASVDALLAAAPWLSLGNCENLCRRSDDAFDAVVAAMTARAVSQGLVEPLPDEHASVARSEGWIALPATSVDALRP
- a CDS encoding trimeric intracellular cation channel family protein, which translates into the protein MTTTENPLLLALDLAGTFAFALNGALTAVRVARLDIVGVVTLGMITALGGGIIRDILIDYLPPATFSDWRYLAVAAAGSLIAFGFSHRLHRLSRSILVFDAAGLSLFAVTGASKALDMGLGPAQAVILGAITGVGGGTLRDVMLQRIPTVLRSELYAIPALVAATMTVLTIRFGVYGIPAAVSAAFACFAIRMIGVRFGLNAPRPPGQADDEPDDER
- a CDS encoding NADPH-dependent FMN reductase, which encodes MRTYKVGYFVGSLSSASINRTLSRALIRLAPQDLEFTEIPIGNLPLYSPDFDGDYPPEPKALKDAIAASDAILFVTPEYNRSIPGALKNAIDWASRPYGNNSFDHLPAAVIGASPGKIGTALAQQSLRAVLSYCNARQMTAPEAYVTFSPEMYTADGDVSDEATAAFLTDFIRDFRVHIERVLTVIPRP
- a CDS encoding amidohydrolase yields the protein MAGSSALGPVLAGLSDIRGWQEDFYRDLHQHPELSHHERRTAGKIGERLSRTGFDVHDGVGNTGVVGLLRNGNGPTVLLRADMDALPVRETTGLSYASTATATDASGNEVPVAHACGHDLHVACLIGAATLLANSTGQWNGSLIALFQPAEETGDGAAGMIDDGLAHLIPTPDVALAQHVLPAPAGVLGPCSGPVLSAADSMRITVHGHGGHGSMPQATVDPVVLAATIVVRLQTIVSRETPPGETAVLTVGSIHAGTKSNIIPDSAELQLNVRTYSEQTRRRVLDAIRRIVSAECEASGCPQEPEFELFDRFPLTSNDPTVTDRVRRAFTEVFGDKVRTMELQTASEDFSDIPSAMGVPYTYWGLGGIEEEAYQRAAAAGRISQDVPVNHSPKFAPVIQPTLDVGTQALVVAAMAWLAG
- a CDS encoding MASE1 domain-containing protein, with the protein product MRFRKPRRDVIVVLQILALAAAIYLTSQIGLVIGLGQGRTSPFWPPTGVAVVALLAFGIDLWPGILLGSAIVEMFTGPVIVAIPTAFGTTLACVCAYWALRKVGFRVELDRLKDALALVFLGAFAAMLISSTVGTTLLLYTGVVSIDTFLPTWLTWWTGDAMGVLVVAPFLLTMVKLPWRRYHDIDSVRLVEFVALLVITFGLMLVAEKALGVIFVAFPLLVWAAWRFQLPGAAPVGLLASAMAIHAAVVGYGTFDGRNQSDTMMILQLFNGSVALTGLLLSVAVTERRRMQAELERACGQLGQVIERIDRAMRPDEPSRLRRWAEDRTTSK
- a CDS encoding PQQ-binding-like beta-propeller repeat protein, coding for MSRWTRPWRRILIVCTALVAGVASAGAAGAGAAPAAVTPTTPQWWNRGTIPLYSTTAAGGETARMPDGTVRTYQAFSGKPAYLAETDTLTKRVMRMLPLYVPGSPSGEVPADLGAQGAWGVSIDKRGTVYVSTYGYGHVYRLPWKADAVEDLGRPSPRTSFTWEGDTDEHGVFYFGTTEGFGPAPLPGGRLFSWDPATGKYRDYGDFGSKYLFVRSVEASGGKIYAGLGQTTGLFQVDPRTGARVEIPLPPGMPTDKYAYQMEDEAGYLYVLFAGGTTAQVGWVLDLKTLKWKYEIPGYLGQTISQADDQGRVYLIADGELSLFDPRKGTMTKTGFKGGPEQADKGGLGAGKGVARAVDKRVGHELIYGSTGGGDMWTYDPATKASTFEHAVGLVGTPTAPRSLAKGPDGRIYAGGYFQGGLVAYDPATTKWTEYVFRHQIEGMGAHNGKMYFGVYANAELWEYDPALPFGDTNPKKLFDLKEYGQERPWTVVSAGKYVAIGTSPKNTQDNGAVTLYDPATGERRTWNSGLVDGANQISTLTYRDGVIYGGSLGCCNPSDNSKHPGQVFALDAATGSVLWRSTPLPDEQGVNGLTFDGQGRLFGMTYGTVFEISPTDGSLIRSVKEFDYPWSTVTGFQPRAVNMEYDPADGAIYATNGRTRRIDPDTLVDVGPNYVAGFAALSPGASKFYVQNGLLLEVKWY